ctaagctgctccagcattttgtgtatgttgctttggatttctagcatctgcaaattttctcgtaTTTGCTATTTGAAATATGCTGTTTAACTACCGCCATATCAGTGACATAAAAAGGAACCAGTTTCAGCATTCGAAGTTATGGGAGATTTTCCCGTAGTGTTCACACCGATAGGCATTTTATCATAGAATGAATTCTGAAACACTTCtatcatatgatgaaagactggatgaactgggcttgtactcgttggaatttagaagattgaggggggatcttattgaaacgtataaaatcttaaagggattgtacaggctagatgcaggaagattgtttccgatgttggggaagtccagaatgaggggtcacagtttgaggataaaggggaagccttttaggaccgagattaggaaaaacttcttcacacagacagtggtgaatctgtggaattctctgccacaggaaacagttgaggccagttcattggctatatttaagagggagttagatatggcccttgtggctacggggatcagggggtatggagggaaggctggtgcagggttctgagttggatgatcagccatgatcatagtaaatggcggtgcaggctcgaagggccgaatggcctactcgtgcacctattttctattatGGGGCCCATTAAATATTTTCAAATTCCTAAAATGAATGTAGTTGATTGTGAAACATACAGGAAAGCAAGATCATGAATGAAGTCATGAAAGTGCTAATCTGTTGAACTAAAATTGATATGTTAATAAGATTTACAGGCAATTTTTCAAgatttcattaaaaaaaacattaaaaaaaacttttaaaaaaacTCACTTCTGAAATCAAACTGTCCGGCCACATTTTAAATTAACATTCAGAGCTTTATTTCACTGGTGGCTTGGATATATTTATTAATTAGCAGATTCTATATAAAGAGAGCTTCACAATATGACTGGAGTTAGACCAGATTTTTTAATGTGAAAGTTTTGTTCTCAGACTGTAGAGGAAGTGGCCAGTTTAATAGGTTGTCAAGAAGCCATGCAACATTATGCATGAGAATTATGGCTTAATTGGAAAGGAACCTAAAGAGAGGatatttaatattatttattttatacatCACATGAAGTTGAATATTTACACCCTTATATGTCTACCTTCCTACTAGAGGATGACAAACCAGTACTTTGAATTTGATTTACTATCATTTTGTTGGCTTTGAAGCGAATTGCAAAATCAAGCAATTGGGACTTATGGTGTCTCGGAGCAGTTAAATGGGTAGATTGAGAACCTGCATGGTTTTGTTGTATGGCCTTGTGGTTCTTTATAACCCTGATGTTCCTTCTCCACTTCTAGTTGTGAGCCAGAGACCCCAGGAGTTTTGAGCTGAATCTTTTCTTCTATCCACCAGGTTGTATTCTCCTATGAGAGAGCTTGGAATAGATTGTCTATTTCAGGATTCTGGTTTTGGGCATTTGATTTGACATGACATGTCCCATTTGCCCTACTTTGCATATAAATTCTTCACAACTTCCCACTTTTGTTGAAAGATGCATTTCATACAGAATGAAAACAGGTGGACAACCATTTCCAATTTAAAGACAAGAAAATACTGTAAACATTCAACAGATCAGGCTACAAAAATTCAGCGTGTATCTTGCTAAACAATTTATAGAACTATGGCAAAACTAAAAAAAATACCATTCATAGGTAGTTTGCACAGTAAAGAGGAACAGCAAGTGCCCCATAGCCCTGTAAAGTTAAGTGTAAATCGTTAGGAGATAATCTTCCTTCAGGGTATATCATATCTTTAAGGTTTATTTGAAACTGTTCCACCATTTTACcttaattaaaaatatattataAAATTAATCTGACATTAATTTATTACTCTCAGTCATCACTGGGGCACTATATTCAATAACTCTGCTTGGaataatacaataaataaatactgtctCTGTCCCGCACAGATTCACTTTCGCTGTACCCTAACCAACTTGACAAAATCACCAATCATGAACATTTCTAGATCACTTACAGAAACAAAGACATTATTTTAGTTAAATCATTTTTAAACAGCTTTTTAATAGTAAAAATCCTGTTTCAACCACGACAGCTTTTGTCAACAAATGAACTTTGTTGGCGAGTCCTTGACAGCAAACCCCAAAACCGTGAAGTGCATGctccagtcatctgtggcaacagTCATTTTTGTAGTCCAGTAATTTGTGGTTTGTGTTCTCAGTACAGGTAACGGAAGCTGAAGACAATGAGATGCTGTGGTCCATCAATATTAGTGCCATAATCGTTTGGTCAAGATGAATGGCAAACCTTTCTTTCAAAAATTTCCAGTCAAATCAAAGATTCTATTGGATGATTTCAAGTCATTCAAAAGTACTTGTTCAGCAGTAATATTATGATAGAGCATCTGCAAATTCAACAGCACAATTAATAGAATGTTAAATCAGGTCAGGACATTTCAACACACTAGATACAAGATTCAAGACTGCTTAATGTAATTTCTAGTACCCAAgcttaaaggagaacaaaatagttgttactccggatcttttgcagcacaaaaaaaaccacacaataaacaaataaataagatcTCTTGTATACAGCGCATAGATTGGTTGTAcacccataaagtgatgctaggcatagGAGTGactgtacatgaggtgactgacAGTAAATAATAAAGAAGTTAGTttactgggtggaggtgttgatcagccttactgctttgggggaagtaactgtttttaagtctggtggtcctggtgcagatgctacgtagccttttccttgatgggagtgggacaaacagtccataagcaggttaggtgggatccttcatgatattgtcgGCTCTTTTTCTGGCACTTTTCTatatacatgtccttgatggcaggtaggttggtgctggtgctggtgatgccttgGGCTGTTTTGTCTACCCAAGTATGTTTCTCCAGTAACaactccatttataaaatagaaaTATCATACAACTACTTTTTTGGATCTGAAATCACCAGGAGTCCAACTTCTCTTGACAGCGAGTAGATTTAAAATGGGGGATAAAAGTAAAAAGGAAAAATACTAATTCTTGGAAGGCTTGTACGACCATAGAATTGCAGTCTCTCACTTGGGCACAGCATCTCACTTTAAAATTCCTACACAATTTATAAAGGACTACTACAACTCCCCATCTTTACTGAAACAGAACTTTTGTtcagaatgaaatggttaataatAAGTCAGCTTATGTTTCAATTCAAGCGTTCCATTGCATTACAGCACTTTGTTTAAAAAGTGCATGTCCTTCAATGACATGATACCCACTCACCAACTCAATATCCCCACTCATTCAATTACATAAGAGGCTATGTCCACTTTGCTGGAAGTTTTCCTTTAAAATGTCTTTGATATTACAAGCAGTATTCTGTCCACCCACTAAAATGTAAGAATGTTATCAACATTAAATTCGATATAAAACAGTGGTTTTTCAAAATCCCTTCCAATTTAAAATTAATCCATTTACTTTGAGCCAGATTTGCTGTAAAACTATACAAGCTCACCCTTCTCCTGACAGATCAATAGTGAATGCGTTACCAGTTTTCAGATGTTAGAAGTCACACACTGTAATTACAAGACTAAGAGTCCACACCAGTCTCATTTTTCATCCTATGTTATAAACCGGctgagggaaaattaaaaaaggaaTCTTGATATGAAAGTTTGTCTCAGTTCCTGTTACTATGAAACGTTGTGGTGCTGTTGGTTCTTATGTAAGCACCACACAGACTGCACTCATGATCAGGATTAACTGCTAATCACTGTATTGACCACATTAACTGCTGTTCTATCATGTGCTCAATAAATCAGCACCATAAGGGATTTAACGTTCATTCTGTGTATTCTACCTCTCAAGTAACATTGCAAATCACAAATTTGGGTTTGCCTTTAAAATAGTAATTTCTCTCAGTAATCAGAGAAGGACTACATTGACTACAttgctgctgcttcctgcacccatgctgagctcgtcaatttcattgactttacttctaacttccacccagccctcaaattcacttggtctatcttggacacttctctcccctttctcaatctctcggtctccatctctggagacagactgtccactgacatcttctacaaacccactgactctcataactacctcaactatacctcttcccaccccgccacatgaaaaaatgccattccctattcccagttcctccttctctgccgcatctgctccgaggatgaagttttccattccaggacatctcaaatgtcctctttctttaaggatcgtggtttcccttctgctgtcattaaCGATGCCCTCAcccgtatctcctccatttcccgcacttcggctcccacctcatcctcccgccaccacaacagggacagagttccccttgtcctcacctaccaccccactagcctccggatccaacacattatcctccgcaacttccgccaccttcaacaggaccccacgactaagcacacctttctctctccacccctctctgccttccgcagggatcggtccctccgtgactccctgatccacacgtccatccccactgatctcccatccggcacttatccctgtaagcgtaagtgctacacctgtccctacacctcttctcttgccaccattcagggccccaagcagtacttccaagtgaggcaacacttcacttgtgagtctgttgtggtcatctattgcatccggtgctcccggtgtggcctactctacatcggtgaaacccgatgcaaattgggggaccgcttgtcgagcacctccgctctgtccgccaaaacagacaggatctcccagtagccacccacttcaactctgcttcacaatcccattcagagatgtccatacatggcctcctctactgccatgatgaggctaaactcaggttggaggagcaacacctcatatactgtctaggtagtctccagccccttggtatgaacatagaattctccaacttccggtaattccctccccctcccttcccctatccctatgtcactctgccccctcccccagctgcctatcacctccctctactacccattgtgttttcccctattctttcttcacctttcctgcctatcacctccctgcctgccttcccccacccctttatctttccccttactggtttttcacctggaacctaccagccttctccttcccaccctccctccaccttctttacagggcctctgccccctccccatacagtcctgatgaacggttccggcccgaaacgtcgaccgatcttttccactgatgctgcccgacctgctgagttcctccagcgtgttgtgagtgttgctttgaccccagcatctgcagattattttgtgtttcgcAGCGAAGGAATATTGCAGCAGTTTAGTTAAATTTGTGGCCTTCTCACATCCATCTCAAGGTTTTGGGTACAAGCTCTGTTAATATCCCCACTGGCAAGTTCTGATAGGGAGGTGTTGTTGACAGTGGGAATGTTTGTTCCCACGAGATCGGATCCCTCTTCAGCCACCAAAAGCAATTAACCGACCTGTACCTCACTGAGGTTTTTAGAAGTTAGTGGAGGAAAAAATGCCATGACTTTTGTGACCCACATTTCATAGCATTTCAATGCATGCAAATTATATGTACATTTCTGAGGGGAATGATAAGGAAATGAACAGAAAGgaatagagggaaatggaccttgtgcaggcagatgggattagttttgaCTGGCATCATGGGCCTAACACCCTATTTCCGTGCTGTTCTATGAAACTGCCTTCAGTATTTGAATTTTGTCAAAGAAAATAAGTAAACATTAGAGAATTATCTTGCATATTTGTGTCATTTAGAAGCTAGAATTTTCTGTATAACTGCTATATAGACTTCAACAAACATGCTACATGGATACAGCCATCCCCACGTACCAGTTCTAACGCAGAAATTTACCCCTGACCAGCTTTGCTGACCTCTGGAGCTGTTGCAAAGTACAAAGTATTCAGTTTCCCCAAAATGAAAAGCCTTCTATGTAAATCTTAACAAGTTTCCAAAAGCTATGACAAAAAAACCTTCTTTATTTGGAGACCTACCTTTTTCATGGCTGACATAATTTCTTTTCCATAATAATGTAAAGTGCTATTAGGATTCTTAGCATCATATTTGAAGCCAGCTATATGAACCTCATCACACATAGTAAAAGCCATCGATATTGCAATGATTCCAGTAGTTGGGTATTGAGGTGGCTGTcagaaacaaaaaataaaaatatacttGCAAGGGCTTAAGGAAATCAACATCCTAGCAGAACTGATGAAAAGCATGAAGCTACTCAGTGAAAATTCTATACTTCAAATGTCGGTGAATGAATGAAAAGGATTTTGATCCAATTCCCAGTGTGGATCATCATCACCAGAACAAAGCTGATCTCTACACTCAGtgcaatatacacaaaatactgggggaactcagcaggccaggcaacatctgtggaaaagagtagagtcaatgttttgggccaaaacccttcggtgGGACTGGTCTtggcctggaacgtcgactgtactctattccacggatgctacctggcctgctcagttcctccagcattgtgtgtgtgttgctcagatttccagcatctgcagatttcctcttgtttctgATCGAACTTTGCACTCAGTGCCACTTGGTTAGGTAATCCCTGTacttaatgaagtggccactgactgcatgtctgtggtctcctgctgctgtaacccaGCCACTTCAAGgtccaacatgttgtgcattcacagatgctcttttgcacaccactgttgtaacacgtggttatttgagttactgtcgccttcctgttagtttgaaccagtctggtcattctcctctgacctctcccattaataCAGCAATTTTACCCatagaattgccactcactgtacacttttcacaccatcctctgtaaacattagattgctgtgcatgaaaatcccaggagatcagcagtttctgagatactgaaaccacccttTATGGCACTAATGATTATACCACGGTCAAAATCacaaagatcacatttcttcctcacactgatgtttggtctgaacaacaactgaaccccctgaccatgcctgcatgtttctctgcatggagttgctgccacatgattgactgattagatatttgtattaacaagtagGTGGCTaactaagtggccactgagtatatgtggcAGACTTAATATTGACTAAGCTTACCAACAATGCAATTATGATTTCCTCTTAGGTGCCTTTAAAGTCTGATAATTGACCAATATGCTTAAGGTTGTGGGTTTATGCAAATAGCATAAAGTTTTGTCACGGTTTTCATGAGTAAAGCAATGCCTTGGCTTCTCTAAAAAGCAATAGAGTAAGGTGAAAActcaaaataaataattttttaaaaaccacAAAAATGGTATCACATGAATTGCCTAAACGAACAATTGTGAAATGATGAATATATCAGAGACATTCAGTACTTCTATTCAGTGGTGTATAAATCGGTTGTTTAAAGAGTGGCAATCATTGCCACTTAAATAGCCAACAGACTACAGACACAAGGGatccttcagatgctggaaatcttgaacaacgcacaaagaatgctggaggaactcggcaagtcagccAGCAACTATGGaggagagtaaacagtcgatgcttctggtcaaaacccttcatcaggaccggaaaggaagggaaagccagaataagagcaTGGAGGAGGGTgagaagtacaagctagaaggtgaggagatgggaggtgatatgtggaagagGTAGCGTGTTGAAGAAGGTGGAAGAGtgggaagagtacaagctggaaggtgataagtgaaacccgGTGAGGATGAAGTAagcagctgggaggtgatatgtggaagagGTAACGTGCTGAAGAAGACCAAATACAAGAGGAGATGACAGTGAAGCTTGGAAGAAATAGAAAGAGGACGGGACTCAAGGGAGGTGTTGGGCCGGTGAGGAAAAAAAATGGAGTGAGAGGGTAACTAGAATTTTCTGGTAAGAGCTTTCTGCAGTACATTGAAGCACACATGAAATCTGAGGTATATCTGAAATTTTCCAGACTTAAGTACATATGAGGCAAGTAAGGGGGCTTCCAACATGTTCACATGAAAGAGAATGCAAACAAAAGCAATAGAGGAAATATTTGTCTCTTCATTACAAATCAGCTGAGGGTCTGAAAAAGCCTGCAATGTCGAAACTACTAAATGTTCAAAACTAGCACCTCACtaacatcttttcccttcttcacACAAGGAAATAGTAATATTTTGAAGCCATTTTAGCTTCTAACATTTCAGAGTGCATCAAAATGTCCAATTTTGATGATTTACTATGAATATTCTGATCTCACTCTTCCCTGACACTTTATATAGAAAACTGAACAGATACCAGCCTACCTTTGGCCGTCGAACCACTTTTGGAAGATTCAGTAATTTAAAAGCTGCTCTCTGGACAACAGACGGGTTTAGTATCCTAATTTGATTATTCTTATAAGCAAGATTCAAGGGTGGTTTTTTCCAGAAGCCACGCAAGGACTGTAATCAGGAAAAAAAAGCAGATCACCAAATAGTTTGCAAGCCTGCAAAATGATAATTATCTTATATTAGCTTTCTACTTAAAAGGGAATTCAACTTAATTGACAGGGCCAACCTTTATGTATGCAATGAATTTTCCAAGTTCACTGCAAGGTTCAGATTTGTTGATTTTTGTCAAAGAAAATAAGTCAACAACTGACCTCAAAAGTTTCAGAAGGTCAATGTTCACAGGGTCAACAAGTTTTCTTATTTTCTACAAAGTTGCTGAGTTGTAGTTCAGTAGAGAAAACAGAACATGCATTTGTAACCATTCTATGAGTACTGAACAAAGGTCAATGGCCAAATAGCCAGAGGAGGATGGGTGATTGTGACACAATTGTCCAGCAGAATTTTCCATTAGTTTAACAATTATACAGACTGTAACTCAGCCTGAGAGGATATAATAGCCCATACAAGTGTCTATGGTCAACATAAATTCAACTAGTATGCCACATATGCAACCAGTGTGGTTTGGTCAGAGACTGATTCaggaagaccatgagacataagagcagaattaggcattcagcccatcaaatctgctccgccatttcaatcatggctgatcctggatcccattcaaaccCATACACttgtcttctcaccatatcccttgatgccccaaccaatcaaggatctctcaacttccactttaaatatacccacggacttggcctccaccacagtctgtggcacagcattccacagattcaccactctctggctaaaaaaatacccccttacttctgttctaaagggtcaccccccccccccccattttgaggccgtgccctctagttctggataccttcaccagaggaaacatcctctccacatccaccttacccagccctttcaacattcggtaggtttcaatgagatcccacacattcttcaaaattccagtgagtacaggcctaaagctgccaaatgctcctcatacattaaccccttcattcccagaataatccttgtgaacctcctgtggcCCTCCCCAATGACAATACAActgttctgagatatggggccctaaactgttgataatactgcAAGTTCAGCCCGACTAGTGTAttgtaaagcttcagcatcatccCCTTGTTTTCAtaatctattccccttgaaataagtggcaacattgcatttgccttctttccaCAAactgaattaaccttctgggagtcttgcacaaggattcctaattccctttgcacttctgatatttgaattttctcgctATTTACATAATTGTCAGCACTATTGTTCCTattgccaaaatgcattatcatacatttcccaacactgtattccatctgccacttttttgcccattcttccaatttgtccaaatcCTGTTGCAAGCGCATTGCTTCCTTAGTACTACCTAcaactccatctatcttcatagcatctgcaaactttgccagaaaggcagagggagagtggggggggtggagaggggggaaagtgcaggggagtgggggggagTAGGGGGTACGgggggaaagggggaagaggagggagaggggaatgggtTTTGCAGAAAgcagggagaagagtttaaaaaacaCGGCATATTAGCGGCAGACCAATCGATTCACAACTCATTAGCAGGAGCAAGTAAAAATTAAGCAGGGTTGAAGCAGAGCGACCATTGTGTGAGTGAACCAGTGtaggagtgggaacttgaggcttTGACAGGAGGCACAGGTAAGTAGCAGGTAAAgcttttgtagtggttgaataaaaagtAGCTAAATTAAAGTagggatgatgcaggatcagatgatgtgctgtagctgcatgatgtgggagctggtggaccccgtggtggttcctggtgaccacatctgcagcaagtgttggctgctcgaggaactcaggctcaaagttgagCTTCAAAACACTACGGCAGATTAGGGAACGGGAGAATCACCTGGattcctggattctctgtttcaggaggtggtcacacccattagattagctgcctcaaattcggtcAGTGGTCAAGAACAAGAGGATGTGACCGAGACTGAGGCGGGTaatgggatccaagagacagtgctggcagagcctcagcccttgagcttgtcaacaggtctgagattcttgctccctgtgtggaagacagtgggggctgtaggaaggatgaacaACTCAGCTGTAGTACCATAGGTCAGGGAGCCAatcaagaggggagagagaagagaaatgtagtggtaattgggggATAATATAGTCgggggaatagacagagttctctgttTCGAGGATACAGCGTCCCGAatgctgtgttgcctgcctggtgcctgggttcgggacatcttatctgacctgcagaggaatttgcagtgggaggggaaagatccagttgtcgtggTTCACGTGGGTACCAATGGCATCGGTAGAACGAGGAAAGagtttctgctgagggaattaGAGCAGCAAGGAACTCAATTAAAAGGCAGAACTGAAAAGGTAGTAGTCTCTGGAATACTACTTAagccacatgcaaattggcatagggtcaagacGGTCAGAGAGTTAAATGCacggctcaaggattggtgtgggagaagtgggtttgaattcatgggaaactgGCACCACTATTGGGGGaagagggagctgtaccaatgggacgggctccacctaaaccatgatgggacctggatcctagcgAATCACATAAA
This genomic stretch from Mobula birostris isolate sMobBir1 chromosome 6, sMobBir1.hap1, whole genome shotgun sequence harbors:
- the LOC140198918 gene encoding type 2 lactosamine alpha-2,3-sialyltransferase-like isoform X6, with protein sequence MPETLPFGTLSTERYFQEALGSLQHCDLPDQLKNSSFLSCIVIGNGGVLRNRNLGEKINSYDVVIRLNNGPVIGYENDVGNKTTFRFCYPESFFNDPSQHDVNTTMVFIPFKSIDLRWLKEVLLKKKVSLRGFWKKPPLNLAYKNNQIRILNPSVVQRAAFKLLNLPKVVRRPKPPQYPTTGIIAISMAFTMCDEVHIAGFKYDAKNPNSTLHYYGKEIMSAMKKMLYHNITAEQVLLNDLKSSNRIFDLTGNF